In the Campylobacter sputorum subsp. sputorum genome, ATTTTACTTTTTTTATCTCGTTCATCTCTTTCCTTTATAAATTCATTATTGTTAGTAGTGCTGATGATTTATGCCCTATATAAAGATAAATCATAAACAACCAAGAAAAAGCAACTATGCCAAGTGCTATATTTTCCATCTTTGGTTTTACTATAATAACTATTAAAGCTATTAAAACTAAAAGTAGTTGTAAAAATTCCATTATTGCTCCTTTAAATTTTTTAAAATTGTCATATTAATATAATAAAACTTAAAGATAAATATTACTAGGAAATTTTTTATTTTAAGTTTTATTTTATAAAATATCTAAATCGTTATATATTATAATATATAATTAAGAAAAAAATTATTATAATTCCACCAAAAGGAAAAAAAATGGAATTAGTTTCAAATTTTATTATTAAATCTGGAAGCAACGATTTTGTGCTAC is a window encoding:
- a CDS encoding dihydroneopterin aldolase, with the protein product MEFLQLLLVLIALIVIIVKPKMENIALGIVAFSWLFMIYLYIGHKSSALLTIMNL